One segment of Alnus glutinosa chromosome 2, dhAlnGlut1.1, whole genome shotgun sequence DNA contains the following:
- the LOC133860078 gene encoding G-type lectin S-receptor-like serine/threonine-protein kinase At2g19130 produces MDTKKNPWLMLSLLFLGLSVNSRISLGADTISANQSLSGDKSIVSARGNFVLGFFKPGNSSKYYIGMWYSTSIVSTQTIVWVANRDKPISDKSSSVLRISDGNLVLFNESQIPVWYTNLTSTTSSSPVEAVLLDDGNLVLNDGSNSSQHLWQSFDHPAHTWLPGSKIGLNKITNENQRLISWKNENDPAPGPFNLDIHGYTSDYFIRSNRSIQYWTSGASDGSIFSMISDLQPNYIYNFSYVNNTNESYFTYSLYDPSIISRFVMEVSGQIQQMTWLENTNQWNLFWSQPRSQCEVYSFCGAFGSCNKESMPFCSCLKGFVPQSQNDWNLSDYAGGCMRITPLQCNNTNLTNGYEDRFLPITSKVLPAQPQSFGIGSAAECESACLNNCSCTAYAYANASNYCSVWFGDLLNLQQLSGDDPIGRTLYLKHAVYDFSSKKNNKGMIVGAVAGSVAWVSILLGLFIIRMRRKRGIETGKEVEGSLVAFGYRDLQNATKNFSDKLGRGGFGSVFKGTLSDSTVIAVKKLESISQGEKQFRTEVSTIGTINHVNLVRLRGFCSEGSRKLLVYDYMPNGSLESYLFHEKFLDWKTRYQIAIGTAKGLDYLHEKCRECIIHCDIKPENILLDAYLCPKVADFGLAKLVGREFSRVLTTMRGTRGYLAPEWLSGVAITAKADVYSYGMMLFEFVLGRRNSEPSADGKTTFFPIQAASLIAKGGDVLSLLDPRLEGNADVEELTRVCKVACWCIQDDETDRPTMGQIVHILEGVLDVNLAPIPKSLQVFADDQEQIVFFTESF; encoded by the coding sequence ATGGATACCAAGAAGAATCCATGGCTCAtgctttctcttctcttcctcggCTTATCTGTCAACAGCCGTATTTCCCTTGGAGCTGACACCATCTCTGCCAACCAATCTCTCTCTGGTGACAAAAGCATTGTGTCTGCACGTGGGAACTTCGTTCTGGGTTTCTTCAAACCAGGTAACTCTTCTAAATACTACATAGGCATGTGGTACAGTACTAGTATAGTCTCAACCCAAACCATTGTTTGGGTCGCAAACAGAGATAAACCAATCTCTGATAAGAGTTCTTCTGTGTTAAGAATCTCGGATGGTAATTTGGTTCTCTTCAATGAGTCCCAAATCCCAGTTTGGTACACAAATTTGACCTCCACCACTTCATCAAGTCCTGTAGAAGCTGTTCTTCTAGATGATGGAAATCTTGTTCTGAATGATGGGTCTAATTCATCACAACATTTATGGCAAAGTTTTGATCACCCAGCTCATACATGGCTTCCTGGTAGTAAGATTGGATTGAACAAAATTACCAATGAAAACCAACGCCTCATTTCTTGGAAGAATGAGAACGATCCTGCACCAGGACCCTTCAATCTTGATATACACGGATATACCAGTGACTATTTTATTCGGTCGAATAGGTCCATTCAGTATTGGACTAGTGGAGCTTCGGATGGGTCGATTTTTAGCATGATTTCTGATCTGCAACCCAATTATATCTACAACTTCAGTTATGTTAACAACACAAATGAGAGTTATTTCACCTATTCTCTTTACGATCCTTCCATCATTTCTCGATTCGTGATGGAAGTTTCTGGGCAGATCCAGCAAATGACATGGTTAGAAAATACCAATCAGTGGAATTTGTTTTGGTCTCAACCGAGATCACAATGTGAGGTTTATAGTTTTTGTGGGGCTTTTGGTAGCTGCAACAAAGAATCAATGCCTTTTTGTAGCTGCTTGAAAGGTTTTGTTCCTCAGTCGCAGAACGATTGGAATTTGTCAGATTATGCTGGTGGGTGCATGAGGATAACTCCTTTACAGTGTAACAATACCAATCTTACTAATGGGTACGAAGACAGGTTTTTACCAATTACCAGCAAGGTATTGCCTGCCCAACCACAATCTTTTGGGATTGGAAGTGCTGCAGAATGTGAATCCGCCTGCTTGAATAACTGCTCTTGCACTGCTTATGCGTATGCTAATGCAAGTAATTATTGTTCGGTTTGGTTTGGAGATCTCTTGAATCTTCAACAACTCTCAGGAGATGATCCTATTGGGAGAACTCTATATCTCAAACATGCAGTTTATGATTTCTCAAGTAAAAAGAATAATAAGGGGATGATTGTTGGTGCTGTTGCCGGCTCAGTTGCATGGGTATCAATTCTGCTAGGCCTTTTTATAATCCGTATGCGAAGAAAGAGAGGTATTGAAACTGGAAAAGAAGTAGAGGGTTCATTGGTGGCATTTGGGTACAGAGACTTGCAAAATGCGACCAAGAATTTCTCGGACAAGTTGGGCAGAGGAGGCTTTGGTTCTGTTTTCAAAGGGACGTTATCTGATTCAACAGTCATAGCAGTCAAGAAACTTGAAAGCATCAGCCAAGGAGAGAAGCAATTCCGCACAGAAGTCAGTACAATCGGGACAATCAACCACGTAAATCTTGTTAGGCTTCGTGGGTTCTGCTCTGAAGGTTCGAGAAAGTTGCTGGTCTATGATTATATGCCAAATGGCTCGTTAGAGTCTTATCTTTTCCATGAAAAGTTTTTGGACTGGAAAACAAGATACCAGATTGCTATAGGGACAGCAAAAGGGTTGGATTATCTCCATGAGAAGTGCAGAGAGTGCATCATACACTGTGACATAAAACCAGAAAACATTCTTCTAGATGCTTATTTGTGTCCAAAAGTGGCAGATTTTGGCCTGGCAAAGCTTGTCGGGCGGGAATTCAGCCGAGTCCTGACAACCATGAGAGGCACAAGAGGTTATCTTGCTCCGGAGTGGCTTTCGGGGGTGGCCATTACAGCCAAGGCCGATGTTTACAGCTATGGAATGATGCTTTTCGAATTTGTCTTGGGAAGGAGAAACTCTGAGCCATCTGCAGATGGCAAAACTACATTCTTCCCAATTCAGGCTGCAAGCCTCATCGCTAAAGGGGGCGATGTACTTAGCCTATTAGATCCCAGGTTGGAGGGAAATGCTGACGTAGAAGAGCTCACAAGAGTTTGTAAAGTTGCTTGTTGGTGCATTCAAGACGATGAAACTGACAGGCCAACGATGGGTCAGATAGTTCATATCCTCGAGGGAGTTTTAGATGTGAACCTGGCCCCAATTCCAAAATCTCTCCAAGTGTTTGCTGACGATCAGGAGCAAATAGTTTTCTTCACCGAGTCCTTCTAA
- the LOC133860150 gene encoding G-type lectin S-receptor-like serine/threonine-protein kinase At2g19130 gives MDTKKNPWLLLSLLFLSLSVNNHLSLGADTISANQSLSGDQTIVSSGGNFVLGFFKPGSSSNYYIGMWYGTGKVSTQTIVWVANRDKPVSDKSSSVLRISDGNLVLFNESQIPVWSTNLASTTSSSLVQAVLLDEGNLVLNDGSNSSQHIWQSFDHPSHTWLPGSKIGFNKITYEYQRLISWKNENDPAPGLFNLDLQGYPSPYFYLWGNSPNYYWTSGAWDGTIFSLVPEMTANYIYNFTYVNNTNETYFTYSLYDPSIISRFVMDVSGQIQQTTWLNNTNLWNLSWSQPKTQCELSHFCGAFGTCNEESKPFCRCLTGFVPRSQNDWNLSDYAGGCMRRTPLQCKNNDLTNWQEHRFLQIPSMRLPVEPQSVGVGSATECKSTCLNNCSCCAYAYESNNCSFWVGYLINLAQLSGDDRKGRTLYLKLAASEFSKKKNNKGMIVGAVAGLVSGVALLLGLFIILMRRKRAVGTGKAVEGSLVAFGYRDLQNATKNFSDKLGGGGFGSVFKGTLSDSTVIAVKKLESISQGEKQFRTEVSTIGIVNHVNLVRLRGFCSEGSRKLLVYDYMPNGSLESYLFHEKFLDWKTRYQIAIGTARGLDYLHEKCRECIIHCDIKPENILLDAYLCPKVADFGLAKLAGREFSRVLTTMRGTRGYLAPEWLSGVAITTKADVYSYGMMLFEFVSGRRNSEPSADCKTGFFPIQAASLIAEGGDVLSLLDPRLEGNADVEELTRVCKVACWCIQDDETDRPQMGQIVHILEGVLDVNLAPIPISLQVFADDHEHIVFFIESF, from the coding sequence ATGGATACGAAGAAGAATCCATGGCTCCtgctttctcttctcttcctcagCTTATCTGTCAACAACCATCTTTCCCTTGGAGCTGACACCATCTCTGCCAACCAATCTCTCTCTGGTGATCAAACCATTGTCTCTTCAGGTGGCAACTTTGTGCTGGGTTTCTTCAAACCAGGTAGCTCTTCTAACTACTACATAGGCATGTGGTACGGTACTGGTAAAGTCTCAACCCAAACCATAGTTTGGGTCGCAAACAGAGATAAACCTGTCTCTGATAAGAGTTCTTCTGTGTTAAGAATCTCTGATGGTAATTTGGTTCTCTTCAATGAGTCCCAAATCCCAGTTTGGTCCACAAATTTGGCCTCCACCACTTCATCAAGTCTTGTACAAGCTGTTCTTCTAGATGAAGGAAATCTTGTTCTGAATGATGGGTCTAATTCATCCCAACATATATGGCAAAGTTTTGATCACCCATCTCATACATGGCTTCCTGGTAGTAAGATTGGATTCAACAAAATTACCTATGAATACCAACGCCTCATTTCTTGGAAGAATGAGAACGATCCTGCACCAGGACTCTTCAATCTTGATCTACAGGGATATCCCAGTCCCTATTTTTATCTGTGGGGTAACTCGCCCAATTATTATTGGACTAGTGGAGCTTGGGATGGGACGATTTTTAGCTTAGTTCCTGAAATGACAGCCAATTATATCTACAACTTCACTTATGTTAACAACACAAATGAGACTTATTTCACCTATTCTCTTTACGATCCTTCCATCATTTCTCGATTCGTGATGGATGTTTCTGGGCAGATTCAGCAAACGACATGGTTAAACAATACCAATCTGTGGAATTTGTCTTGGTCTCAACCGAAAACACAATGCGAGCTTTCTCATTTTTGCGGGGCTTTTGGTACCTGCAACGAAGAATCAAAGCCTTTTTGTAGGTGCTTGACAGGTTTTGTTCCTCGGTCGCAGAACGATTGGAATTTGTCAGATTATGCTGGTGGGTGCATGAGGAGAACTCCTTTACAGTGTAAGAATAACGATCTTACTAATTGGCAAGAACACAGGTTTTTACAGATTCCCAGCATGAGATTGCCTGTCGAACCACAATCTGTTGGGGTTGGAAGTGCTACAGAATGTAAATCCACCTGCTTGAATAACTGCTCCTGCTGTGCTTATGCTTATGAAAGCAATAACTGTTCATTTTGGGTTGGATATCTCATTAATCTGGCACAACTCTCAGGAGATGATCGTAAAGGGAGAACTCTATATCTCAAACTTGCAGCTTCTGagttctcaaaaaaaaaaaataataaggggATGATTGTTGGTGCTGTTGCGGGCTTAGTTTCAGGGGTAGCACTTCTGCTAGGCCTTTTTATAATCCTTATGCGAAGAAAGAGAGCTGTTGGAACTGGAAAAGCAGTAGAGGGTTCATTGGTGGCATTTGGGTACAGAGACTTGCAAAATGCGACCAAGAATTTCTCGGACAAGTTGGGTGGAGGAGGCTTTGGTTCTGTTTTCAAAGGGACGTTATCTGATTCAACAGTCATAGCAGTCAAGAAACTTGAAAGCATCAGCCAAGGAGAGAAGCAATTCCGCACAGAAGTCAGTACAATCGGGATAGTCAACCACGTAAATCTTGTTAGGCTTCGTGGGTTCTGCTCTGAAGGTTCGAGAAAGTTGCTGGTCTATGATTATATGCCAAATGGCTCGTTAGAGTCTTATCTTTTCCATGAAAAGTTTTTGGACTGGAAAACAAGATACCAAATTGCTATAGGGACAGCTAGAGGGTTGGATTATCTCCATGAGAAGTGCAGAGAGTGCATCATACACTGTGACATAAAACCAGAAAACATTCTTCTAGATGCTTATTTGTGTCCAAAAGTGGCAGATTTTGGCCTGGCAAAGCTTGCCGGGCGGGAATTCAGCCGAGTCCTGACAACCATGAGAGGCACAAGAGGTTATCTTGCTCCGGAGTGGCTTTCGGGGGTGGCCATTACAACCAAGGCCGATGTTTACAGCTATGGAATGATGCTTTTCGAATTTGTCTCGGGAAGGAGAAACTCTGAGCCATCTGCAGACTGCAAAACTGGATTCTTCCCAATTCAGGCTGCAAGCCTCATCGCCGAAGGGGGCGATGTCCTTAGCCTATTAGATCCCAGGTTGGAGGGAAATGCTGATGTAGAAGAGCTCACAAGAGTTTGTAAAGTTGCTTGTTGGTGCATCCAAGATGATGAAACTGACAGGCCGCAGATGGGTCAGATAGTTCATATTCTCGAGGGAGTTTTAGATGTGAACCTGGCCCCGATTCCAATATCTCTCCAAGTGTTTGCTGACGATCATGAGCACATAGTTTTCTTCATTGAGTCCTTCTAA